The genomic interval ACATTATTTTCCCTTCCTGCTTTTGATTTTGTAATGAGTTTTTAATCGATTGGAAATAATCTTTGGAAAATTCTTCTTTCAAAACCTCTTTCCATGAAGGTTCTATTTGAACATTTGGAATTTCGACTGCTGGCATTATTTATAACTTGAATTCCAAAATTAAAAAACAACTAATATCCGCCGTTGAATTTCCTGATTCCCCATTCCAAAGTCATTAAAATTAATAAAGGAAGAAGAAGCCAGCGAAGGTTGATAAGTGGCTGGGTGCGGGTTGAACTATACAAGATGGGTTTTATTTCCTGTTTTGCCTGAACAACTTTTAAGAGCTCATTGGTTTGCGATGGGTAAAATAATTTACCGCCTGTCTTTTCGCTGAGCGCATAAAGAAGCTGATGGTTAGCACGTGTACTTAAAAGTTCAATCTGTGTAGGAGCTACCGAAAAGGTACCCGCATGAACTAAATCTTTTTTATTGTAAATCACATGTGCTTTATATGAATAATTTCCTGCGGGGAAGTTTCCTGCATTCAAAGAATAAGAATTGGAAATTTTACTAAATACAAAAGGATATTCTTTTCCCTGTTCATCTTTAATCATCATGGATACATCAGGTTCATTTAAGAGCTCATTTGATTCATTTAATAGTTCAGCATCGAATATTACGGATTCATCTTCACTGAAAATCCGGTTGCCGGTAGCCTGGCGTTCTTTTTCCAGATGGACGCGGAATTGCTGTTCATCGGGCTTTATTGAAAGAAACTGAATTACTGCTGAAATGAGTGCATCAAATGCTTCATGATTGGCATTTTGCAAATAATCATACAGTCTCCAGCGCCACAATCCTTCTCCGGCAATTACGCCGCTGCGGCCATTTAGATCCTGCTGTAAAAGAATAAGCGGATAAGCAGTTGAGACGGCTCCAATTTTCTGTCGCAATAAAACGGAGGCGCCCGGAGATACCCTGTAATCTGCAAACGGGGAAGCTAACGGAGGTAACCCCGGGATTAATTTCAAGACATTATCCGGTAAAGTAAACAGGGTAAACGTATTTTCTACGGAAGCCACTGCATCTGTTGTAGACCCATTCCCCCCTGAAAGGTTTACCATCGATTGCAAATTGTTGAAGACGGAGGTATTTGTTTGAGCCCCGAGGATAAAAAGAATTGATTTTTTTTTCGCTTTGATGCTTTGAATCAGTGAAGAAACATTTGCCTGTTGCGCAGATGGAATTTCATGCAGAATAAAGAGATTATAGTCGTTAATATTTCCAGGAACATTTCCATTAAAGAAAATCTGTACTTCATAATTTTTATTGATCTCAATAGATTGCTTTATAGCCGCAATATCAGGATGCGGGGCATTTGCAAGAATGCATATCTTTTGTTTCTTTTCCACCACCTCAACAAAAATATCCCTGACATTATTTTGGTCAGAAGCTTCGTTTAAAAGATGTGAAAGCCTTATCTGGTAATGGATTACACCTGCCTCATTGGCCCTGAGCAGGAATTCGCTGGCATTTTCTTCCTCATCACCCTGGATAGATATATTTTTCTGATCTATTGTATTTTCTTTTCCATTCACTATTCTGCTGATAACAATCGTTGACTGCTCATTCGGACAAAAGAGTGCCTGCCATTCAACCTTAACAGGAAAATAGTCATTTAAAAATACCGACCGGTTAAACCTCACCCCTGAAATAAGCAGATCCCGCCTGGTAGTAGTATCTCCCAGTCCAATCGTATAGATCGGCACATTTACACTGCTGTTTACATATACCGGATTGCTGCCCTGGTTATAGATACCGTCGGTGGCGAGGATAATGGTACCAAGATTTTGGTTAGAATAAAGACCTTGAATCTCACTTAAAGCTGCTGCAATGTTTGTAGCTTTTTCGCTATAGGAAAAATCGATGCCTTCTTTAAGCGAACTGCCAAAAGAATAGTTTTTTACATCATAGTTTTTAGACAAATTGTTTACTAAGTCACGAATATGATTTGCATATTGAAGAGAGTCTGCTTTTGTTTGATTTAAATGAACAGATTCTGAGTTATCCTGCGCAAAAACTACGATTGGCTTTTCTATCCGGTTAGAAACCGTTCTGATTAAGGGAGATAACAATAAAAAGGCAATGGTACTTATAGCCAGAGTCCGTAAAACAGCCAGCATCCAAATTACCTTTTTAAAAGATGCTCCAAGCTCCCGAAACTGACTTTCACGATAGTAAAGAATAAATGCATAGATAACACCCAGCAACAGGCATAATAGGATGTACCAGGCAGGATATGGTAAAGTCAGGTTCACTTTATGGCAGCTAAAAATTATGGATAATTAACAAATAAAATAAGGTCTTTATCAGCAAACACCCGGAAGAAGAACAGTTTTGAACGTATAATAAACTGTTCAAGTATTCAGTCCTCCGCAAACAGAAATTACCTGTCCGTTTACATAGCTCGAAAGGTCAGATGCAAGAAACAAGCAAACTTTTGCAACCTCCTCCGGTGTCCCCTGACGCCCGAGGGGAATATTTTTTTTGAATTGTTCTTTTACTTCATCACTTATTGCATGAGTCATATCAGTTTCTATGTACCCGGGAGCAATAGCATTACAGCGGATATTACGCGAACCCAGCTCTTTTGCAAGAGATTTGGTGAATCCTATAATTCCTGCTTTAGATGCAGAATAGTTCGTTTGACCAGCGTTGCCCGTAATACCGACAATAGAGCTCATGTTGATAATAGAACCGTTACGCTGCTTCATCATAGGCTTGCTTACATTTTTTGAAATATTAAAAATGGATTTAAGGTTGGTGTCCATCACTTCGTCCCATTGCTGTTCGCTCATGCGCAGGATTAAATTATCCCTGGTAATGCCTGCATTATTTACCACTATATCTATGGTTTTAAATTCCAAAAGCACATTGTTTACCAGTTTTTCTGCTTCGGAATAAGAAGAAGCATCGCTCTTATACCCTACTGATTTAACTTCCATTGCCCGTAACCTGTTTTCCAGTGTCAGCGCTTTTCCTTCGGAAGACAAATAAGTAAAGGCAATATGGGCACCGTGCTCTGCAAACTTTTTTGCAATGGCCTCGCCAATGCCGCGTGACGCGCCGGTGATCAGAGCAGTCTTTCCCTCAAGAAGCTTCATAAATGAAAGGTGAAAAGGTTAGAAGTTAAAGGTTAAAAGTGAAAAGTGAAAATTCCTGAAT from Chitinophagales bacterium carries:
- the fabG gene encoding 3-oxoacyl-[acyl-carrier-protein] reductase yields the protein MKLLEGKTALITGASRGIGEAIAKKFAEHGAHIAFTYLSSEGKALTLENRLRAMEVKSVGYKSDASSYSEAEKLVNNVLLEFKTIDIVVNNAGITRDNLILRMSEQQWDEVMDTNLKSIFNISKNVSKPMMKQRNGSIINMSSIVGITGNAGQTNYSASKAGIIGFTKSLAKELGSRNIRCNAIAPGYIETDMTHAISDEVKEQFKKNIPLGRQGTPEEVAKVCLFLASDLSSYVNGQVISVCGGLNT